Genomic segment of Rhodococcus sp. W8901:
CGTACAAGGAGGCCCTGCCCCTCATCGAGGACGACAGGCTCCGCGAGGACGTCGTCGGATTCATCGGCCAGGAGGCGATGCACGCGGGCGCTCACACCGGCGTGCTCGAGCACCTGCGGGCGAACGGCCTCGATCCGACGCCCTACACCGAACAGATGCACTGGGCGTTCCGGAAGCTGCTCGGCCCCAGGCCGCTCACCGGTCGCCGCGCCGAGAACCACCTCATCGAACGTCTCGCGATCATCGCGGCCGTCGAACACATCACCGCGTTCCTGGGGGACTGGGTGCTCAACGCCGACGGGCTCGACCGCGCCGGCATCCACCCGACGATGCTGGATCTGCTGCGCTGGCACGGCGCCGAGGAGGTGGAGCACCGCTCGGTCGCCTACGACGTGATGCGTTACTTCGACAAGCGCGAGTCGCGCCGGATCCGCACCCAGCTGATCGCGACACCGATGATCGTGTGGCTGTGGGTGCGCGGCACCCGCTTCCTGATGCGCAACGATCCCGAACTCGCGAACTGGGCACCGAGCCGTCGCCGTCCGCGGATGTCCGACTTCGTCGCCGCCGGCCGGCGTGGAACCCTGCCCACCGCAACGGAACTCGGCAAACGGATGTCGACCTACTTCCGTCGTGACTACCACCCGGGCAAGGAGGGCTCCACGGCCCAGGCCGTGGCCTACCTGGCGTCCTCCCCGGCGGCGCGGGCGGCCTCGCGGTGAAACTGCCCCGCGTGCGCGACCTGCTCACCGCTCACGAGGCCCTCACCCGACCGGCGCCGCCGGCCGACCTGCAGGGCCGTGACCGTCCCGACCGTGCCATGACGATCGTCGAGGCCGTCGCGGACAAGTACCTGCGCGTGCTCACTGCGTACGACTACGACCCGGCCGTGGCGGGTCACAACCCGGACACCGCGATGACGCTCGTCGTCACCGAGCGCACGATCGTCGCCGAGGACGAGAACGTCGCGGCCCTGACGTTCGCGGCCGTGGACGGCGGTGACGTGCCGACGTGGCAACCGGGCTGTCACCTCGACTTCCATCTGCCGTCGGGCCGGCGACGCCAGTACTCGCTGTGCGGAGACCCGGCCGATCGCCGGCACTATCGCATCGCGGTCCGCTCGATTCCCGACGGTGGGGGCGGGTCGACCGAGATGCACGGGCTGACCCCGGGCACCACCGTCACGGTGCGCGGTCCGCGTAACGGCTTCCCGTTCGTCCCCGAGGGCGCGGCCCTTTTCGTCGCCGGCGGTATCGGCATCACGCCGATCATCGCGATGGTGCGTGCCGCACGGGAGGCCGGAATGGACTGGCAGTTCGTCTATTCCGGGCGTTCACGCGAGTCCATGCCGTTCCTCGAGGAGATCGCGTCGTGGGAGGCGGATCGGGTGTTCGTCCGCCCCGACGACGAGTTCGGCCTGCCCACCACGACCGACCTGCTGGGCCGCGCACCGGCGGGGGGAGCGGTGTACTGCTGCGGTCCCACCCCGATGCTCGACGCCGTCCGCGGCGGCTTCGCCACCTCGGGTGCCAAGGCGCTGCACTTCGAACGGTTCGGCGCGCCACCGGTTCTCGACGGCCAGCCGTTCGAGGTGCAGTTGGTGAGCACCGGGGAGGTGCTGAACGTGCCGGCCGACGAATCGGCGCTCGAGGTGATCCGGGAACGACTGCCCGGTGTCGGCTACTCGTGCCGGCAGGGCTTCTGCGGCACGTGCCGGGTGCGGGTGCTGTCGGGGACACCGGACCACCGCGAATCGCGTCTGACACCCGAGGAACAGCAGGACCAGATGCTGATCTGTGTCTCCCGCGCCGACGGCGGACGCCTCATCCTCGATCTCTGATCCGTGAGCCGAAAGGCTTGACCGAGAGGAACTTCCATGAGCACGCCGCACTCCGTCGACCCGGGCTCGGTGCCACCCCCGCTCGTCACCAACGGCGCCGTCCGGCTCGCGGTCTTCGAGCAGGGCAACCCGGACGGCGAGACCCTCGTGCTGGTGCACGGCTGGCCCGACACCCACGAGCTGTGGCAGCACGTGATCCCGCATCTGGCGGACCGGTTCCGGATCGTCAGCTACGACACCCGCGGCGCCGGGGCCAGCTCCGCGCCGACCGCGGTGTCGGCGTACGCGCTGCAGGAGCTGGCGAAGGACCTGTTCGCGGTGATCGACGCTGTCAGCCCCGACGCGCCGGTGCACGTACTCGCGCACGACTGGGGCGCGGTGGAGTCGTGGGAGGCGGTGTGCGAGCCGGGGGCGGAGCGGCGGATCGCGTCGTACACGTCCATCTCGGGACCGAACCTCGACCACCTGGGTGCGTGGATGCGGCGCTCGCTGGCGCAGGGCCGGGTGGCCGGACCGCTCGCACAGGCCGCGGCGTCGGCGTACACGGTGCTGTTCCAGATCCCGGGGGTCGGCACGCTGCCGTTCCGGCTGGGGCTGTGGCGGATCTGGCCCACGTTCCTGCGGTTCTTCGATCGGATGGACCCGTCGCTGGTCCGGCCGTCGCCGACGCTGCGCTCGGACATGGTGACCGGGCTCAAGCGGTATCGAGCCAACATCCGGCCGCGGCTGCGTCACCCGCGGGAGCGGCGCACCGACGTCCCGGTGCAGCTGATCCTGAACCGGCGGGACCTGGCCGTGCGTCCGGTGGGTTACGAGGACACCGGGCGGTGGGTCTCGGACCTGCGGCGACGTGAGTTGCCGGCCGGGCACTGGTCGCCCGTTTCCCACGGGCGCGATGTGGCCCGACTGACCGCCGAGTTCGTCGATGATCTTCGCGGGGACACCGCAACCGACAGCCTCGGGGCCGGTTCCGCCTAGGGTTTCACCCGCCGGGGGCCGAGAAAAGTCGTCTGCGGGGCAGCTGGGGGTGTGTTAGGCGCCCTGTATGTCTGCACGTACACGTAAGATGGTCGGGTAACTAGCGGCGAATCTCGACACACCGCTCGCGGTGCTTCGTTGTGCGTGGCCGACAGAGACCTCAGGGAACTTACGGCCACCGTGTCTCGAAGCGCAGTGTAGAGCCGTGTCGGCACACTACGGAGAAGGAGAGCTACCCACCCGTGGCTGCCCAGAAGTCAGACAAGAGCAACACCTACGGCGCTTCCTCCATCACCGTCCTCGAAGGACTGGAAGCCGTCCGCAAGCGTCCCGGCATGTACATCGGTTCCACCGGTGAACGCGGCCTGCACCACCTGATCTGGGAGGTCGTCGACAACTCGGTCGACGAGGCGATGGCCGGCTACGCGAGCAAGGTCGAGGTGACCCTGCTCGAGGACGGCGGCATCCAGGTCGTCGACGACGGCCGCGGTATCCCCGTCGCGATGCACGCCTCCGGTGCTCCCACCGTCGAGGTCGTCATGACCCAGCTGCACGCGGGCGGCAAGTTCGACTCCGACGCCTACGCGGTGTCCGGTGGCCTGCACGGCGTCGGCATCTCGGTCGTGAACGCGCTCTCGACCAAGGTCGAGGTCGACATCAACGTCGACGGTTACCACTGGTCGCAGACGTACGACCACGCCAAGCCCGGTCCGCTGGTGCAGGGCGAGCCGACGAACGAGACCGGCACCACCGTCCGGTTCTGGGCGGATCCCGAGATCTTCGAGACCACCACCTACAACTTCGAGACGGTCGCGCGCCGCCTGCAGGAGATGGCCTTCCTCAACAAGGGCCTCACCATCACCCTCACCGACGAGCGCGTCGCCGAGGAGGAGATCACCGACGACGTCGTCAGCGTCACCGCCGAGGCCCCCAAGACCGCCTCCGAGACCGAGGAGGCGGCGGCCGCGCCGACGCCCAAGGTCAAGTCCCGCGTCTACCACTACCCGGGCGGCCTCGAGGACTACGTGCGGTTCATCAACCGCACCAAGCAGCCGATCCACAACTCGGTCGTCGGATTCACGGCGAAGGGCACCGGACACGAGCTCGAGATCGCGATGCAGTGGAACTCCGGCTACTCGGAGTCGGTGCACACGTTCGCGAACACCATCAACACCCACGAGGGCGGCACCCACGAGGAGGGCTTCCGTGCGGCGCTCACCTCGGTCGTGAAGAAGTACGCGAAGGACAAGAAGCTCGTCAAGGACAAGGATCCGGAGCTCACCGGTGACGACATCCGCGAGGGTCTCGCCGCGATCATCTCGGTGAAGGTCGCCGAGCCGCAGTTCGAGGGCCAGACCAAGACCAAGCTCGGCAACACCGAGGTCAAGTCGTTCGTGCAGAAGGCCTGCAACGAGAACATCGCGCACTGGTTCGAGTCCAATCCCGCGGACGCCAAGACCATCGTCACCAAGGCGGTGTCGTCGGCGCAGGCCCGGACCGCGGCCCGCAAGGCGCGTGAGCTGGTCCGCCGCAAGAGCGCCACCGACATCGGCGGCCTGCCCGGCAAGCTCGCCGACTGCCGCTCCAACGATCCGAGCAAGTGCGAGATCTACATCGTGGAGGGCGACTCCGCAGGCGGCTCGGCCAAGTCCGGCCGTGACTCGATGTACCAGGCGATCCTGCCGCTGCGCGGCAAGATCATCAACGTCGAGAAGGCCCGCATCGACCGCGTCCTCAAGAACGCCGAGGTCCAGTCGATCATCACCGCGTTCGGCACCGGCATCCACGACGAGTTCGACATCGCCAAGCTGCGGTATCACAAGATCGTGCTGATGGCCGACGCCGACGTCGACGGCCAGCACATCGCGACGCTGCTGCTGACGCTGCTGTTCCGGTTCATGCGTCCGCTCGTCGAGCAGGGCCACGTGTACCTGGCGCAGCCGCCGCTGTACAAGCTCAAGTGGCAGAAGGGTTCCGCGCCGGAGTTCGCGTACTCCGACCGCGAGCGCGACGGCCTGCTCGAGGCCGGTCTGGCGTCGGGCAAGAAGATCAACAAGGACGACGGCATCCAGCGCTACAAGGGCCTGGGCGAGATGAACGCCAAGGAGCTGTGGGAGACCACGATGGATCCGAGCGTCCGGGTGCTGCGTCAGGTCACCCTCGACGACGCTGCGGCCGCCGACGAGCTGTTCAGCGTGCTGATGGGCGAGGACGTGGAGGCGCGTCGTAGCTTCATCACCCGCAACGCCAAGGATGTCCGTTTCCTCGACGTCTGAGTGACCACCCTACCGAGCCGGGCGTTTTGTGATGTCTATCACTTTAGCGCCCGGCTCGGCGCTATCCGGTGAAGGTAGTAGGGCACGCCGGTATCACTGTGCCTGTTCGGTCGGGGTCGACCGAACAGCGCGGGGGTCGGTCGTCCACATGAATCACGACACGATATCGACTCGGGAACGATAAGGCTCTGCCTGGCGTCCCGGAGCATTTAGACTCCGGAACCGCCCAGGGCTGTCCTCGACTCCCTCCGGCGAAACTTGTTCTGTGGTCCGGGGGAGGGCACGAGCGCGGCATCTTGTGCTGGACCTGGGTGGAAAGTGAGCTTGGACGATGAAGACCCAATCGCCGCCTGTCAGCAGGCTGGGGAGGCTGTGGAACCTCGAGGGCTGGGGTCTGCGCTGGAAGGTCACCGCGGTGGTGGCACTCCCGATCACCGTGGCAATGGTGCTGGGCGGTCTGCAGGTGAAGGACGAGTTCAGTCGTGCAGTGAGATACAGCAACACTGCGGACCGGGTCGCGGGTGTTCCCGACATCGTCACGCTCAGCAACGAATTCGGCCTGCTCTCCGCCGGCTACGCGGCCGGTACGTTCAAGAAATCGGACCTCGGGGACTTCAACGAATCGGTCGTCGCGGCTCACGCCGCCGCTGACAATCCCGCGATGCCCGCCGACCTGGCCGATCTGGTGCGGTCCTCACTGGTCGTGGTCGAGAGCCTCGTGGCCGACATCGAGTCCGGCACCGTGGCCCGCCCGAACCTGCCGGCCGAGACCGCGAAGGTCCGCGAAGACCTGATGCGCGTCGTCGACGAGATCGTCGGACCCATCGACGACCCCACCGTCATCGTTGCCTTCCGTCACCTGCACGACCTGGCTGGTGCGCAGCAGGCCCTCACGGACCAGGTCGCCGGCATGATGACCCACCTGATGGACACCTCCAAGCCGCCGAGCGCGATGGTCGCCGCGGGCGGTGCGGAGCTCGCGCTGATCGACGCCATGATGCGCGCGTACCCGGACTCGGTGCCGGTGCTCGAGAAGGCGCGGGATTCAGGGAGGGCTCGTCTCGACCTGATCATCAACTCTCCGGCCAGCCAGATCCAGTTCCAGATGCGTGATCTGTTGTACGCGAGCGTCGACAACTACACCGGCCTCGTCGCGAAGACATCCAACACCATCGCTGACACGGTGGCCGCACGCGCCGACGAGACTTCCGCCGCAGCGTTGCGCGCCGCGGTCGTGGTGCTTCTGACGCTCCTCGCGACGATCGTGCTGGGTGTGCTGGTCGCCCGGTCGCTGATCCGCCCGATCCGCCGACTCCGGCGCGGAACGCTCGAGGTGGCCAACGTGGACCTGCCCGAGGCGATCGAACGGATCAAGGTCGGCGACGGCTCCGCGGTCACCGACTTCGAACCGATCCCGGTGCACACCACCGAGGAGATCGGCCAGCTCGCGCGCGCCGTCGACGACATGCACGGTCAGGCACTCCGGCTCGCCGGCGAGCAGGCGCACCTCCGGCTGCAGATCGGCGACATGTTCGAGACCCTGGCCCGGCGCAGCAAGTCGCTGGTCGACCAGCAGTTGGGCCTGATCGAGAACCTCGAATTCGAGGAGAAGGACCCCAAGCGGCTCGAGAGTCTGTTCCGGCTCGACCATCTCGCGGCCCGCATGCGCCGCAACGGCGACAACCTGCTGATCCTGTCCGGTAACCGGGTCCGACGCGCCCAGTCCGCCCCCGTGCAGATCGGCGACACGGTGCGCGCCGCGATGTCCGAGGTCGAGAACTATCAGCGGGTGCAGCTCGGGTCCACTCCGAACGGCGCATTGAGCGGTGCGGTCGCGGCCGACGTCGCGCATCTGCTCGCCGAACTGCTCGACAATGCGCTGCGCGCCTCCCCGCCGGACAGCAAGGTGTGGATCACGTTCGCGCGTGCCGTCGACGGCGGGGTGCTCCTCGAGATCGAGGACAGTGGAATCGGTATTCCCGCAGAACAACTGGACGAGATCAACGAGCGTCTCGCATCGGGTGGCGCGGTCGGTCCGGAGACGGCCCGGCACATGGGCCTGTTCGTGGTCAGCCGCCTCGCGGCCCGCCACCGGCTCACGGTCCGCCTGCGGCGGACATACGAGTCCGCGTCCGATCAGGGCGTCACCGTGAGCGTGCACATTCCCGACACCCTGCTGGTCTCGCAGCTCGAGATGCCACAGACCGGTCCGGTCCCGCGCGTGGGCACCGCCGGGCTGCCGCAGGTGACCATCGTCCACTCCGGCGAGATGCCGCAACTGGTCGCCGAACCCGCCCGGCAGGAGCCGGTGCCCGCGGCGAACCCGGCGAGCGCCCTGCCGCGGCGCACTCCCGGTGCGACGGAGCTGCCGCGGCGCACTCCCGGCGCGACGGAACTGCCGCGGCGCACTCCCGGCGCCGCCGTTCCCGCGCCACTGCCGGTGGATCCCGCTCCCGTGCACCACGCGCCCGAGGAACAGTATTCGCCTCCGCCGACGCCTCCGCCCGCACAGGCGCCCGCGCCGCTGCCGCCCGTGTCCGAGCCCGCCGCACCGGCTTTCGGCAGTACCGACTCCACCGAGTCCCCGGGCGCCCAGTCGGTCGACATCACGCCGCCCGCAAGGCGTCACCGTTACCTGAGCAACGCTGCCAAGACCGCGTCGTTCTTCCAGCCGCGTCCGAATGTGGCTCCGTCCCAGGACGTTACGACCACCGGAACGCCGATCTTCTCCGGCATGGTCACGGACTGGCTCACGGATCCGACCGAGTCGGAGAATCTCGGCAAGTTCGAATGGACGTCGGCCGCCGACCAGGGTTGGACCGCCGCACACCGGGCCAGTGAGGCCCCGGTCGAGGCCAGGACCGAATCGGGTCTGCCGCAGCGTAAGCCGGGACATCGGCTGGTGCCGGGTGGGGTCGACGCCGGCGACCGGGGCGCGAACCGGTCGCGGCTGCGTGACCCGGAAGCCGTCCGTGAGAACCTGAGCCGCCACCAAAAGGGAACTCGCGAGGGCCGCGCAGTGAGCTCGGCCGACCGCGCCAGTATCGGAGGAGACAGATGAGTATCGATCAGGGAATGGTGTCGAACGGGGATCAGGGCTCCGGCGGCGCCCGCCCGCTCGACTGGTTGGTCTCGAATTTCGCCAGGGAGATCCCGGGCGTCTCGCACGCCGTGCTGGTGTCCGCGGACGGCCTGCTCATGGCGGGCAGTGAGCATCTGCCGCTCGATCGTGCGGAGCAGCTCGCGGCGGTCACCTCCGGGCTCGCCAGCCTGTCCGCGGGGGTGTCGAACCTCTTCGACGGTGGCGGAGTCCTGCAGTCGGTCGTCGAGATGCAGCGCGGCTACCTGTTGCTGATGAGCGTCGGCGACGGATCGCACCTGGCCGCGCTGACCTCCTCGTCGTGCGACATCGGGCAGGTCGGCTACGAGATGGCACTGCTGGTCGAGCGGGTCGGCAGCTCCGTGCAGGCCACGCCGCGATCGATGTTCGGATCCTGACCGGACCGTGGCCATGAACGACGAGTACGACGAGGTGAGCGAGCGCGGGCCGAGCCTGGTGCGCCCGTACTCGCTCACTTCCGGCCGGACGAAACCGGCGGTGGAACTGGCGCTGGAGGCTCTGATCCAGGCGCTTCCGCCCCGGGATTATCAGACCCCGGACCTGGGAGACATCGAGGCGACGATCATTGCGCTGTGCGCGCAGTCGCCGTCGGTGGCCGAGATCGCCGCCCGAGTGGGTGTGCCGATCGGTGTGGCACGGGTGCTCGTCGCCGATCTCGTCGAGTCCGGTCACCTGCGGATCCTGGCAACTCTCCAAGACGACGCGAGCGACACCGAACGTCGCGAACTTATCGAAAGGGTCCTCGGTGGACTACGGAACATCTAGCTCTGAGCGCAACCGGGTGACCTCGACCAAGATCGTCATTGCGGGCGGCTTCGGTGTCGGCAAGACCACTCTCGTCGGCGCGGTGTCGGAGATCGTCCCGCTGCGGACGGAGGCGCTGGTCACCAACGCCTCCGACGGTGTGGACAATCTCACGGCCACCCCACAGAAGTCGACCACCACCGTGGCGATGGACTTCGGGCGCATCAGCCTCGCACCGGACCTGATCCTGTATCTGTTCGGAACGCCGGGACAGCAGCGGTTCTGGTTCATGTGGGACGACCTGATCCGCGGTGCGATCGGTGCGATCGTGTTGATCGACACCCGCAGACTGGACGAGTCGTTCGCCGCGGTCGACTATTTCGAGGCCCGCAACCTGCCGTTCGTGGTCGCGGTCAACGAGTTCGACGACGCGCCGCGGTACCCACTCGAGGAGATTCGTCAGGCACTCGCGGTGTCGGCGCAGGTGCCGATCCTGTCCATCGACGCCCGCAACCGGGAGTCGGCGAAGGCCGCATTGGTCGCGATCACCGAGTACGCGCTCACCCGGCTCGGTCAGACGGTCGGGTAGAACCCCGCCGGCACCAGCTTCGCCGGCGCATCCGACTCGACGCGTAGGCCGGGCAATCAGCGAGTGCTGCCAGGTCTGGCTGACCTGCACCTATAGACTTGACGGGTTGCGCGTGCCTGGCATCGGAGCCATCGAGCTTCAACGCTTCGCACGCCCAGGGTCCACAGGCTCTACCAGGACCGTTTTGCTGAGAAGAAGAGGAGCCGATGACTGACACCACGTTGCCGCCGGAGGAATCGGGGCACGACCGCATCGAGCCGGTGGACATCCAGCAGGAGATGCAGTCCAGCTACATCGACTACGCGATGAGCGTGATCGTGGGCCGCGCGCTGCCCGACGTGCGCGACGGCCTCAAGCCCGTGCACCGCCGCGTCCTGTACGCGATGTACGACAACGGCTACCGCCCGGACCGCGGCTACGTGAAGTCCGCGCGCCCGGTCGCCGACACGATGGGTAACTACCATCCGCACGGCGACAGCTCCATCTACGACACCCTCGTGCGCATGGCGCAGCCGTGGTCGCTGCGCTACCCGCTGGTCGACGGCCAGGGCAACTTCGGTTCCCGCGGCAACGACGGCGCGGCCGCGATGCGTTACACCGAGTGCCGTCTCACGCCGCTCGCCATGGAGATGGTGCGCGAGATCGACCACGACACAGTCGATTTCGTCCCGAACTACGACGGCAAGACGCAGGAGCCGACGGTTCTGCCGAGCCGTATCCCGAACCTGCTGATCAACGGTTCCGGCGGTATCGCCGTCGGTATGGCCACCAACATCCCGCCGCACAACCTGCGCGAG
This window contains:
- a CDS encoding metal-dependent hydrolase, whose product is MSVMHTAHTPATAEPEHILLQARNVEFDWSDLPMHWIPGDPFSTHVLNVLHLLLPAGEEWFVETYKEALPLIEDDRLREDVVGFIGQEAMHAGAHTGVLEHLRANGLDPTPYTEQMHWAFRKLLGPRPLTGRRAENHLIERLAIIAAVEHITAFLGDWVLNADGLDRAGIHPTMLDLLRWHGAEEVEHRSVAYDVMRYFDKRESRRIRTQLIATPMIVWLWVRGTRFLMRNDPELANWAPSRRRPRMSDFVAAGRRGTLPTATELGKRMSTYFRRDYHPGKEGSTAQAVAYLASSPAARAASR
- a CDS encoding PDR/VanB family oxidoreductase; this translates as MKLPRVRDLLTAHEALTRPAPPADLQGRDRPDRAMTIVEAVADKYLRVLTAYDYDPAVAGHNPDTAMTLVVTERTIVAEDENVAALTFAAVDGGDVPTWQPGCHLDFHLPSGRRRQYSLCGDPADRRHYRIAVRSIPDGGGGSTEMHGLTPGTTVTVRGPRNGFPFVPEGAALFVAGGIGITPIIAMVRAAREAGMDWQFVYSGRSRESMPFLEEIASWEADRVFVRPDDEFGLPTTTDLLGRAPAGGAVYCCGPTPMLDAVRGGFATSGAKALHFERFGAPPVLDGQPFEVQLVSTGEVLNVPADESALEVIRERLPGVGYSCRQGFCGTCRVRVLSGTPDHRESRLTPEEQQDQMLICVSRADGGRLILDL
- a CDS encoding alpha/beta fold hydrolase, translated to MSTPHSVDPGSVPPPLVTNGAVRLAVFEQGNPDGETLVLVHGWPDTHELWQHVIPHLADRFRIVSYDTRGAGASSAPTAVSAYALQELAKDLFAVIDAVSPDAPVHVLAHDWGAVESWEAVCEPGAERRIASYTSISGPNLDHLGAWMRRSLAQGRVAGPLAQAAASAYTVLFQIPGVGTLPFRLGLWRIWPTFLRFFDRMDPSLVRPSPTLRSDMVTGLKRYRANIRPRLRHPRERRTDVPVQLILNRRDLAVRPVGYEDTGRWVSDLRRRELPAGHWSPVSHGRDVARLTAEFVDDLRGDTATDSLGAGSA
- the gyrB gene encoding DNA topoisomerase (ATP-hydrolyzing) subunit B produces the protein MAAQKSDKSNTYGASSITVLEGLEAVRKRPGMYIGSTGERGLHHLIWEVVDNSVDEAMAGYASKVEVTLLEDGGIQVVDDGRGIPVAMHASGAPTVEVVMTQLHAGGKFDSDAYAVSGGLHGVGISVVNALSTKVEVDINVDGYHWSQTYDHAKPGPLVQGEPTNETGTTVRFWADPEIFETTTYNFETVARRLQEMAFLNKGLTITLTDERVAEEEITDDVVSVTAEAPKTASETEEAAAAPTPKVKSRVYHYPGGLEDYVRFINRTKQPIHNSVVGFTAKGTGHELEIAMQWNSGYSESVHTFANTINTHEGGTHEEGFRAALTSVVKKYAKDKKLVKDKDPELTGDDIREGLAAIISVKVAEPQFEGQTKTKLGNTEVKSFVQKACNENIAHWFESNPADAKTIVTKAVSSAQARTAARKARELVRRKSATDIGGLPGKLADCRSNDPSKCEIYIVEGDSAGGSAKSGRDSMYQAILPLRGKIINVEKARIDRVLKNAEVQSIITAFGTGIHDEFDIAKLRYHKIVLMADADVDGQHIATLLLTLLFRFMRPLVEQGHVYLAQPPLYKLKWQKGSAPEFAYSDRERDGLLEAGLASGKKINKDDGIQRYKGLGEMNAKELWETTMDPSVRVLRQVTLDDAAAADELFSVLMGEDVEARRSFITRNAKDVRFLDV
- a CDS encoding sensor histidine kinase, which codes for MKTQSPPVSRLGRLWNLEGWGLRWKVTAVVALPITVAMVLGGLQVKDEFSRAVRYSNTADRVAGVPDIVTLSNEFGLLSAGYAAGTFKKSDLGDFNESVVAAHAAADNPAMPADLADLVRSSLVVVESLVADIESGTVARPNLPAETAKVREDLMRVVDEIVGPIDDPTVIVAFRHLHDLAGAQQALTDQVAGMMTHLMDTSKPPSAMVAAGGAELALIDAMMRAYPDSVPVLEKARDSGRARLDLIINSPASQIQFQMRDLLYASVDNYTGLVAKTSNTIADTVAARADETSAAALRAAVVVLLTLLATIVLGVLVARSLIRPIRRLRRGTLEVANVDLPEAIERIKVGDGSAVTDFEPIPVHTTEEIGQLARAVDDMHGQALRLAGEQAHLRLQIGDMFETLARRSKSLVDQQLGLIENLEFEEKDPKRLESLFRLDHLAARMRRNGDNLLILSGNRVRRAQSAPVQIGDTVRAAMSEVENYQRVQLGSTPNGALSGAVAADVAHLLAELLDNALRASPPDSKVWITFARAVDGGVLLEIEDSGIGIPAEQLDEINERLASGGAVGPETARHMGLFVVSRLAARHRLTVRLRRTYESASDQGVTVSVHIPDTLLVSQLEMPQTGPVPRVGTAGLPQVTIVHSGEMPQLVAEPARQEPVPAANPASALPRRTPGATELPRRTPGATELPRRTPGAAVPAPLPVDPAPVHHAPEEQYSPPPTPPPAQAPAPLPPVSEPAAPAFGSTDSTESPGAQSVDITPPARRHRYLSNAAKTASFFQPRPNVAPSQDVTTTGTPIFSGMVTDWLTDPTESENLGKFEWTSAADQGWTAAHRASEAPVEARTESGLPQRKPGHRLVPGGVDAGDRGANRSRLRDPEAVRENLSRHQKGTREGRAVSSADRASIGGDR
- a CDS encoding roadblock/LC7 domain-containing protein — translated: MVSNGDQGSGGARPLDWLVSNFAREIPGVSHAVLVSADGLLMAGSEHLPLDRAEQLAAVTSGLASLSAGVSNLFDGGGVLQSVVEMQRGYLLLMSVGDGSHLAALTSSSCDIGQVGYEMALLVERVGSSVQATPRSMFGS
- a CDS encoding DUF742 domain-containing protein, whose amino-acid sequence is MNDEYDEVSERGPSLVRPYSLTSGRTKPAVELALEALIQALPPRDYQTPDLGDIEATIIALCAQSPSVAEIAARVGVPIGVARVLVADLVESGHLRILATLQDDASDTERRELIERVLGGLRNI
- a CDS encoding GTP-binding protein, encoding MTSTKIVIAGGFGVGKTTLVGAVSEIVPLRTEALVTNASDGVDNLTATPQKSTTTVAMDFGRISLAPDLILYLFGTPGQQRFWFMWDDLIRGAIGAIVLIDTRRLDESFAAVDYFEARNLPFVVAVNEFDDAPRYPLEEIRQALAVSAQVPILSIDARNRESAKAALVAITEYALTRLGQTVG